The Streptomyces nitrosporeus genome includes a window with the following:
- a CDS encoding SDR family NAD(P)-dependent oxidoreductase: MSVLDRFRLDGGRALVTGASRGIGKAVAEALAEAGCDVAVAARTLPALRSTVAAVEERGRKAVALDGDLALPEVATGLVERAAAGLGGLDVVVLNAGVLPHGEDGAVLLEPLHRADPEDWNSVIAVNLSATAALAGAAHDHLVSSGRGSLILMSSIAGVASLPALEAYGAAKAAQLSLVRSLAVGWARQGVRVNAVCPGWTRTDMTAFATGYGALSDWLTSHVPLGRWATTDEIAGATLFLASPAASYVSGHALFVDGGITVPEIGLGGFPKPASPLAGG, encoded by the coding sequence ATGAGTGTGCTGGACCGTTTCCGTCTGGACGGGGGCCGGGCTCTGGTCACCGGCGCCTCCCGGGGCATCGGGAAGGCGGTCGCCGAGGCACTGGCGGAGGCGGGCTGCGACGTCGCCGTCGCGGCCCGTACCCTCCCCGCCCTCCGGTCCACCGTGGCGGCCGTCGAGGAGCGCGGGAGGAAAGCCGTCGCCCTCGACGGCGACCTCGCGCTTCCCGAGGTGGCCACCGGTCTGGTGGAGCGGGCCGCGGCCGGGCTGGGCGGGCTCGACGTCGTCGTCCTGAACGCCGGTGTCCTGCCCCACGGCGAGGACGGCGCGGTGCTGCTGGAGCCGTTGCACCGCGCGGACCCGGAGGACTGGAACAGCGTCATCGCGGTCAACCTCAGCGCCACCGCGGCACTCGCCGGCGCCGCCCACGACCACCTGGTCTCCTCCGGCCGGGGGAGCCTGATCCTCATGTCGTCCATCGCCGGGGTGGCGTCCCTGCCGGCGCTGGAGGCGTACGGAGCGGCCAAGGCCGCGCAGCTCTCACTCGTCCGCAGCCTCGCCGTGGGCTGGGCACGCCAGGGCGTCCGCGTCAACGCCGTCTGCCCCGGCTGGACCCGCACGGACATGACCGCCTTCGCCACCGGGTACGGCGCGTTGTCCGACTGGCTCACCAGCCACGTCCCGCTGGGACGGTGGGCCACCACGGACGAGATCGCCGGTGCCACGCTCTTCCTCGCGTCACCGGCGGCCTCCTACGTGAGCGGGCACGCGCTCTTCGTCGACGGAGGGATCACCGTCCCCGAGATCGGGCTCGGGGGTTTCCCCAAGCCGGCCTCCCCACTGGCCGGGGGCTGA
- a CDS encoding AfsA-related hotdog domain-containing protein yields the protein MSAAQAGVGHPGDVLLVHDAVLPNGLSFRVRVPGAHDLFGDRGSGGLPDDAFLLRSVVEQCAYATLQHTGLLRPGEVPLNTSSSSRVLTAPPLRRFQGELLATCLVEQLRTSRTGRTRRVAASCVLRSPDGRVVADGETGAGVLERALYRAWRGAGVVRAGNLPPVQDGARARTGRVRSLPGNQVLARAGREDGGDAHAVLRLSGPHPYLLPASADHVTGRLFAEAARQLVLGVCGPYTGLRALHLSFLRLCTLEESVRVRAVPCSGPRASDRWRVLFSQAGATVCAGHVEADVPEGRERRTRHRDG from the coding sequence GTGTCCGCCGCTCAGGCCGGAGTGGGGCACCCGGGCGACGTCCTTCTCGTCCACGACGCCGTACTGCCGAACGGGCTCTCCTTCCGCGTCCGGGTCCCCGGCGCACACGACCTGTTCGGCGACCGGGGCAGCGGTGGTCTCCCGGACGACGCCTTCCTGCTCCGGTCTGTGGTGGAGCAGTGCGCGTACGCGACCCTTCAGCACACGGGGCTGCTGCGGCCCGGGGAGGTCCCACTGAACACGTCGTCGAGCAGCCGTGTCCTGACCGCCCCGCCGCTGCGGCGCTTCCAGGGGGAGCTGCTGGCGACATGCCTCGTCGAACAGCTCCGGACCAGCCGGACGGGACGCACCCGACGTGTGGCCGCTTCGTGCGTCCTGCGGTCGCCGGACGGCCGGGTGGTGGCGGACGGCGAGACCGGCGCCGGGGTCCTCGAACGCGCCCTGTACCGGGCCTGGCGGGGCGCCGGGGTGGTCCGGGCGGGAAACCTGCCGCCTGTTCAGGACGGGGCCCGTGCCCGTACCGGAAGGGTCAGGTCCCTGCCCGGGAACCAGGTCCTGGCCCGGGCCGGGCGCGAGGACGGAGGCGACGCGCACGCGGTGCTGCGCCTGTCCGGCCCTCATCCCTACCTGCTGCCCGCGTCCGCGGACCATGTGACGGGGAGGCTGTTCGCGGAGGCGGCCCGGCAGCTCGTGCTCGGTGTGTGCGGGCCGTACACCGGGCTGCGCGCGCTGCATCTGTCGTTCCTCCGGCTGTGCACCCTGGAGGAGTCCGTGCGGGTGCGCGCTGTTCCGTGCTCCGGGCCGCGGGCGTCCGACCGGTGGCGTGTCCTTTTCTCCCAGGCGGGCGCCACGGTGTGCGCCGGACACGTCGAGGCGGACGTCCCGGAGGGGCGGGAGCGGCGGACACGGCACCGGGACGGGTGA
- a CDS encoding acyl-CoA dehydrogenase family protein, which yields MEDEQDHPLLVRARRLSEVLLAPAAQRVDQDGLPAAHLDELRASGLLGASAPQAYGGAGVPDAVARDIQEALATGCCTTWFVQAQHQSPLRLLAASDSPAKERLLPELASGRVMAGVAYAHVRSFPRVPVRATADRGGWRFDGTVPWYTGWKLNDVMLLAGIDADDEVVFAFTEAGGQPGLRASEPLRLVAVSSSRTVSLRLDGLWVPPESVVLRVPRERWAVTDLAHASHVSPAVFGVAEAALRLLEETGAEAAATARGLRAELALVRRHAYALADRPEPDHGVPERTALRLRALDLLRTVTTAVVVAGGGRTTGLDHPAQRLARESLFLLVQGQTAPVRRAHLASLAPGPGAAAPP from the coding sequence ATGGAAGACGAGCAGGACCACCCCCTTCTCGTCCGGGCCCGCCGTCTCTCGGAAGTCCTGCTGGCCCCCGCCGCCCAGCGCGTCGACCAAGACGGCCTCCCCGCCGCCCATCTGGACGAGCTGCGCGCCTCCGGACTGCTGGGGGCGAGCGCTCCGCAGGCGTACGGGGGGGCCGGAGTCCCCGACGCGGTCGCCCGGGACATCCAGGAGGCCCTGGCCACCGGCTGCTGCACGACCTGGTTCGTGCAGGCCCAGCACCAGTCCCCGCTGCGGCTGCTCGCCGCGTCGGACAGCCCGGCGAAGGAGCGGCTGCTTCCGGAGCTGGCGAGCGGCAGGGTGATGGCGGGCGTCGCGTACGCCCATGTCCGCTCGTTTCCCCGGGTTCCGGTGCGGGCCACAGCCGACCGCGGTGGCTGGCGGTTCGACGGCACCGTCCCCTGGTACACCGGCTGGAAGCTGAACGACGTGATGCTGCTGGCCGGGATCGACGCCGACGACGAGGTGGTCTTCGCGTTCACCGAGGCCGGGGGACAGCCCGGGCTGCGCGCGTCGGAGCCCCTGCGGCTGGTCGCCGTTTCCTCCTCCCGCACGGTCTCCCTGCGGCTGGACGGCCTGTGGGTGCCGCCGGAGTCCGTCGTCCTGCGGGTGCCGAGGGAGCGTTGGGCCGTTACGGACCTGGCGCACGCCTCCCACGTCTCGCCCGCCGTGTTCGGCGTCGCCGAGGCCGCTCTGCGGTTGCTGGAGGAGACCGGTGCGGAGGCCGCCGCGACCGCGCGCGGTCTGCGGGCCGAACTGGCCCTGGTCCGGCGGCACGCCTATGCCCTGGCCGACCGGCCGGAACCGGACCACGGTGTTCCCGAGCGCACCGCTCTGCGGCTGCGCGCTCTCGACCTGCTGCGCACGGTGACCACCGCGGTGGTCGTCGCGGGAGGCGGCCGTACGACCGGCCTGGACCATCCGGCACAACGACTGGCCAGAGAGAGCCTGTTCCTGCTCGTCCAGGGACAGACGGCGCCGGTCCGCCGGGCGCACCTGGCGTCCCTGGCCCCGGGGCCGGGCGCCGCCGCCCCGCCCTGA